In Theileria equi strain WA chromosome 3, complete sequence, the genomic window GAAACGAAAGCGTGGAATTCATTTTATACCAACGAGAAAATATCGGACATCCCATTTTCTGGGTTTGGTACTGCTGAAACAGTTAAGGTTATAGCACTATCATTACGAAGGTTGCGTAAAAATTCAGAACTCATGTCTAATGATGATACAATACTGGAGGTTGGTCATGGAAAACATCCTCTGATTTGGGATTTGAGAAAAAGGTTTAGATTTAGGTACTACTTCGGAATAGAGTTCAGTGATACTGCAATATTTGAAGCTATCAAGCTTAAAAGTAAACTGTTTTGGTCGGACAAGGATAATTATATCGGTAAAAATGCTGAATTTCTTtcaacatcttcattaaaatattttaatcCGGACGGATCTACAACCGCTACTGTTGTAGTACCGgaaaatttacaaaaatCGACTCTTTGCGCAGGTTCTATTTCCATTATCCTTGGAAAAAGTTTCCTAGACTATATATCTTGcaggtttgtctattttATATGGGTCATATCATTTAAGGTTAACTCAAAGTATAAATGCATCGAATTGGAATGCTGAGCCAAGAATATCTCAATCAGTTGTTGATACGTTCGATTCCTTAGCGCTCGCATTAAGGGATTCGGATTCTTCTATTCTTATGTTCATTGAACCtgagtttgtttttatcataaaaacaaaatgtaCAGCGATTTTGTTAAATTTCGGGACCACATTGGTATTATAACTAAAGTGATTTACACTTCAACCTTTATAAAGGATTCTCCCGCAAAAATGCTGAAGTTAGCATTTGTAAGACGTCACAATAATCTTGGAGCAATTTGTTATTCTCTCAAGAGAACCAGTGTGACTTACAAGGATTATTTGGAGTTAAGGAATGATGTGTATGAAGTAACCAAAAAACTGTACCAACTTCAAGGATATCAAGATGAAGATTGGCTTCTACCGTATACAGTTCCACCAAAATGGAACAGTACAGATACAAAGGATTTTGAGAATATCTCATATATTTGATTCCTTTTTCAGATTTAATCACCCCTAGTATCTAAAGTTACCCATATTGTGTGTGGGAGCGATCTGGATGCGTAGACCTTGTACATGGGTCTTTGACacattatattttatattcaaaaTGCGGCTTGTTTTCACATGTAATAATCGATAATATCATGTACAATAGATTTTATTTAATTTTGTGTCTTTGTTCATATGCAAATTGTATAAAATTTAGAGGTTCTGTTGGATTCTTAACCAACGATTTTTACTTTACCAACGTAGATGGAGTAAGCCGCAAATTCGTTATTTTTGGTGATCTCCTAAGAGATCCAAGCGCTGATCACCCCTTATTTCGATACAAGAGTTCTACGCTTCCACCGTATGTTTAATTGCTCTATTGTTTCATAGCATTTAGATATCCATACTATGACGCCCCTAGAAACTTGTTTTTTGATACTTCAAAGTTAAATTCTTCcgaagagaatgaatatgAATCACAAACCTGCTCCGAATACTTAAAGAATTCAGAGCTCAGAAGGTTATATACAGCTACTTATGATATATATTTGTTAGGAGAGGAGAACCGGTAGAACATCAAAACGATACTCCTATAGAAGATGTTAATCGAACATTTTGCCCAAATTATAGAAAACTCATACATTACGGGAATataaagaaggaaataGGCAAGATGGAGACAGATCTCGCTGAGTATGATCTAATAAGACCAGGGATAGGTCCGTGGCCGAGTTATGAAGAACTTTGTGAAAAAGGCATGGATATAAATACCTCATTGTTCCAAGAATTTGATCCATTTGATAAGTTGGAGAAACATTTACAACCTAAACCAACGATTCGTAATGATATCAAAACTATTGCGGAGGCTAGAACTGAACAAAAACGTTGGCTAAAAAGGAGTCGTAGCGATGAATGGGCACTAACGTATGAAGAATTTGCCAGCTTACCTTTGGAAATGAGAGAGGCATATTATGCAAACCGTTATCCAGTGAGTGACGAAGATGAGCGATTTTGGATGGTGTTGAACTATAGAAGAATTATAGAGAATGATTACTACCACCAGAAAAATCCACTCGAGTTCAGGTATATGGAAGATAGTTGGACttatactccaaaagaCAGTCCTGTATTTCaagatttgaaaaattgGGACGATCCACTGGATAGCCCTTGGAGACTTCGGGCCGATGAAGTAATAAGGTATGATGATTTCCAATTTCATTAAATTTTATAGGGACTGCGTTTCATTTGGTTGGCCTCCACAGAAAGTTAGGTTGCACACTGGTCTTGATGTGTATGATATC contains:
- a CDS encoding hypothetical protein (encoded by transcript BEWA_008030A), encoding MKHSIFYKDDVIESYDNQDGRRVSLRKRTKSRRYTESEYGLDADEFDKTIPHVNEIIVENETKAWNSFYTNEKISDIPFSGFGTAETVKVIALSLRRLRKNSELMSNDDTILEVGHGKHPLIWDLRKRFRFRYYFGIEFSDTAIFEAIKLKSKLFWSDKDNYIGKNAEFLSTSSLKYFNPDGSTTATVVVPENLQKSTLCAGSISIILGKSFLDYISCRLTQSINASNWNAEPRISQSVVDTFDSLALALRDSDSSILMFIEPDDFVKFRDHIGIITKVIYTSTFIKDSPAKMLKLAFVRRHNNLGAICYSLKRTSVTYKDYLELRNDVYEVTKKLYQLQGYQDEDWLLPYTVPPKWNSTDTKDFENISYI
- a CDS encoding hypothetical protein (encoded by transcript BEWA_008040A); this translates as MYNRFYLILCLCSYANCIKFRGSVGFLTNDFYFTNVDGVSRKFVIFGDLLRDPSADHPLFRYKSSTLPPYPYYDAPRNLFFDTSKLNSSEENEYESQTCSEYLKNSELRRRGEPVEHQNDTPIEDVNRTFCPNYRKLIHYGNIKKEIGKMETDLAEYDLIRPGIGPWPSYEELCEKGMDINTSLFQEFDPFDKLEKHLQPKPTIRNDIKTIAEARTEQKRWLKRSRSDEWALTYEEFASLPLEMREAYYANRYPVSDEDERFWMVLNYRRIIENDYYHQKNPLEFRYMEDSWTYTPKDSPVFQDLKNWDDPLDSPWRLRADEVIRDCVSFGWPPQKVRLHTGLDVYDITWMAGVVKIIVERTRDELTTISEDELALMVMKLEKRLEEMDNDEYTQVLKNHTILLETRTSKQAILQCRKDWNDHIGDIVTITFNNSDEKVTGRLMGSYNALGICLNVANLKTTFPLSFIYEVRRFILGS